The genomic segment ATTTAGATGTTATGACTATAACAGGTAAGACTTTAGGAGAAAATCTTTCCAATCTGGATGTTTTTAAGTATTTGCGTTTTATGAATGAAAAACCAGCAATAATGCCTGAATCAGAAAAGGTGATTTTGTCGAAGAAAAGTCCTATTCAATCATCCGGTGCTATTGCGATTTTGAGGGGTAATCTAGCTCCTCTTGGAGCGGTAGTAAAACATTCTGCCGTCGATCCTGCCATGTATCACTTTATAGGCAAGGCTAAAGTTTATAATAGCGAGGAAGATGCTTTAGCTGCAGTTTTGAATAAAACTGTACAACCAGGTGATGCTGTAGTTATCCGCTATGAAGGTCCTAAAGGATCTGGTATGCCGGAGATGTTCTATACTACTGAAGCTATTGCTTCTGATTCTGAATTGGTTAAATCTACTGCGTTAATTACTGATGGTCGCTTTTCGGGAGCGACCAGAGGGCCAGCTATAGGTCATGTATCACCAGAGGCAGTTGAAGGTGGTCCAATCGCTCTGGTAGAAGATGGCGACCTGATTGAAATAGATATTATTAACCGTTCTATTAATATTATTGGTATTGCTGGTGAGCGAAAAGATCCATCAGAAATTGAGTCTATTCTGGCTAAACGCCGTCAGTACTGGGAAAAACCTAAATTCAGATATAACCAAGGTGCTTTGGGGATTTATACCCGATGGGCGACTTCAGCTATTGAGGGTGCATATATTAAAATCAGAGAATGAATCTGGTATTAATCCCCAAAGAGGGAACATATAAAAAATAATTGGGTTTATAATTAATGTTGTGAAGAAAAAATTATAAAAAATAAAAAGGCATTTGCTGGCTCCGTTGAATTAATTAAGTTGCGAACTAAAAACCAAAGAAAGGAGTCCAGCAAATGCAATATAATAATATCATAAAATTTCTTGATTTGCCAGACATTATTGCAACTGAAATTATTTCAACGGAGGACAGATATATTTTTATTGCTGAAGCAAAGAAAAATCACATTGTGTGTCCTCAGTGTGGTAATATCACTAATAAAATCCATGATACAAAATGGCAAAATATTAGAGACATCCCCATAAGAGGTAAACTAGTAATCATTAGACTTCTAAAGAAAAGATATCGTTGTCCTTATTGTCATAAGAGGGGTATCCCTGAAAAATATGAAAGTATTGATAAATATGCCCGTAAAACCAAACGCTTTGATAAATATATTGCTAAAGAGACTGTCAGTAAGGATTATTCTAAAGTTGCTAGAGAAAACGGGTTAAGTTATACAGCTGTTAATAATGCAGTTAAAAAAGTAGTTGACCCTCTTATCAAACAACAAATTTCAAAACTTAGTCAATTAAAAGCCATCAGTATCGATGAATTTGCAGTTTTAAAACGCCATAAATATGGAGTTAGCATTACAGATCCAATTAATCGGGAGTTAATTGACATTTTACCTACTCGCAAAAAGGATGATTTAATTGACTACTTTAATTGTTGGGAAGATGAGCAAAGACGACAGATTCAATCAATCTCTATGGATATGTGGCGGCCGTTCAAAGCAGTAGCAGATGTAGCATTTACTCATGCAAAAATTGTTATAGATAAATTTCACCTTGTAACTTTAATGAACAGAGCCCTTGATGAAGTTAGAAAACAAGTTCAACAAACAGTAAATAATCATCAGAGAAGAAAGTTTTTTCAAAGTCGTTTATTACTCCAAAAACGAGCTGAAGAACTGACAGACGAAGAACATGAAAAGCTCATCGAATTATTTGAACTCAGTCCAGCTCTAGAAAAGGCCTGGGAATTAAAAGAGGAATTCAGAGACCTATTGCAGCTAGATGATGTGAAAGAAGCCACCAGAGCTCTAAAAAGGTGGTATAAAGAAGTAATAAAAAGCAAGCTGATGCCTTTTTACCAGGTAAAAAAGATAATACAAAGATGGGAAGAAAAAATACTAAATTATTTTAAGACTAAGATAACCAATGGCTTTGCTGAGGGTATCAATAACAAGATTAAATTGATCAAAAGGATTGGATATGGTGTTCCAAATGTTATGAATCTAAGGAGAAGAGTATTTAATGCAATGTTAAGTTATTAAATTTAAATGTTTATTTCAAAATCAATTTACCAATCAATTCAACGGAGCCAACTTATCTTTCACAACATTTGACGGAGAGCCAAATAATTTTATTCAGGAGGTGATTTTAGAGATAGAAGATGCAACTATAATTTGAGGTTTAGAAATTTTTATAAGATTGATTAAATTATTATACGGGGAGGGTAAAAAAATGAGAAACAGATTTTATATAATTACTTCACTTGCATTATTATTGGTTTTTGGTTTAAGTGCACTTGGAATGGCTAAGGGAGAGTATCATATAAATATAGGTATAGGTTTAAATGACAAATCTGCGCAATACAAATCATTAGTATATTTTAAAGAATTGGTTGAAAAAAATAGTGATGGAAGGATTAAAATAGATATTTATCATTCAAGCCAATTAGGTGATGACCGTGAAATGATGGAAGCGTTACAACTTGGAGTTCAAGAGATGACCTGTCCGTCTACTGCTCCAATTGCTCCATTTGTGAATGAATTTAAGGTATTCGATCTTCCGTTTTTATTTCCTTCTAACGAGGCAGCGGATTATGTATTAGATGGACCAGTAGGACAAAAATTATTAGATAAATTAGCGGATATCGGAATAATAGGGTTGGCATATTGGGAAAATGGGTATCGTCATTTAACTAATAGTGTACGTCCAGTACAGTCTCCAGAAGATGTCAAAGGATTAAAAATCAGAACTATGGAAAATCCTATTCATTTAGCAGCCTGGAGAGAGTTAGGAGCTAATCCTACTCCTATGGCATTTGGTGAGGTATTTTCAGCTATGC from the Anoxybacter fermentans genome contains:
- a CDS encoding TRAP transporter substrate-binding protein, with the protein product MRNRFYIITSLALLLVFGLSALGMAKGEYHINIGIGLNDKSAQYKSLVYFKELVEKNSDGRIKIDIYHSSQLGDDREMMEALQLGVQEMTCPSTAPIAPFVNEFKVFDLPFLFPSNEAADYVLDGPVGQKLLDKLADIGIIGLAYWENGYRHLTNSVRPVQSPEDVKGLKIRTMENPIHLAAWRELGANPTPMAFGEVFSAMQQGVVDGQENPWGTIYLQNFYEVQKYATDTGHVYSPFVLMISKKFWDKLPSDLQKVIKDAAIKSKYYNRKLNREMNAEYLEKLKTKMHVTILTPEQRAEFKKAVQPVYEKFADEIGRDLIKEVQQQIEEFQSKK
- a CDS encoding ISL3 family transposase; this encodes MQYNNIIKFLDLPDIIATEIISTEDRYIFIAEAKKNHIVCPQCGNITNKIHDTKWQNIRDIPIRGKLVIIRLLKKRYRCPYCHKRGIPEKYESIDKYARKTKRFDKYIAKETVSKDYSKVARENGLSYTAVNNAVKKVVDPLIKQQISKLSQLKAISIDEFAVLKRHKYGVSITDPINRELIDILPTRKKDDLIDYFNCWEDEQRRQIQSISMDMWRPFKAVADVAFTHAKIVIDKFHLVTLMNRALDEVRKQVQQTVNNHQRRKFFQSRLLLQKRAEELTDEEHEKLIELFELSPALEKAWELKEEFRDLLQLDDVKEATRALKRWYKEVIKSKLMPFYQVKKIIQRWEEKILNYFKTKITNGFAEGINNKIKLIKRIGYGVPNVMNLRRRVFNAMLSY